TATTTGCAAAAAAGCCGGGACTGCTATCTCCGATAATCAATACGGAGGCAACGTCCCAGCTTGTGTACACATGTGCGGTTTGCATGTACAAAAATCCGATGTGCTCTCCTCGTAGTCGCCAAATTTACGGTCTAGCGGTAGAAACTTTCAGGCCCTATTCCTGATCATTATACGAGTCTCATTGATCGTCATTCTAGCAGATGGAACGGCATTGTTCAAGGTTTCAATTGACGGATTAAGCGTTCGAGTATTTGCTCTGCTATTGTTCTCGCCTTTTGTTCCATTTGTTTGTAGCCATACACGGTACGTTCGTACAGCTCCGTCAAATAGCGCAGGTCTTGTCGCTTGTCTGCCGGCAAGGTCATCCTGCCCACGTACTCCCGCAACGTTTCTCCTGGCTGTCTGCGCGTGTAGACTCGCTCCATCATTCGCATCAGCAGATGGTACCGATCCGGGAACTCACTGCTTCGCTCTTGATTCAGTTGCCTGCGCATCCACCATAGCTGGATGTCTTGTCTACGGCGCCACGCAATAATTCCTGCTACGATAGCGGCTACAGCCAATCCCACATTTACTTGCCAAGGAATTTTAATCCAGCTGCCTGCCGGGCTGTCGCCCTCTTCCAGCTCATTGAAACGTCCATCTCCACGATCGATGTTCGTTTGATTCTCCATGTTTGGCAATGGGATGGGGATCTGCGGCTGTGAGGTGACCAGATCATAATTAAAACGAACAGGAGACATGAATGTACTCGTCGCTTCAAAAGGAACCCAACCAACCCCTGGGAAGTATACCTCTACCCACGAGTGAGCATCCTTGTTGCGCACTTCTACAGTCTCGTAGTTAAACGCATCCGTTCCCACTCGTTCACCTGGAGCAAAGCCCTTGACCCAACGTGTTGGGATATCCAGGGTACGAAGCATAACCGCCATCGAAGTGGAGAAATGATCGCAGTACCCTCGAAGGCTGTCAAACAAGAAGTGATCGACAAAATCCTGGCCTTCTGCAGCGACTGGAACGTCTTTCGTTTCATACTTATATTTTCCACTTGCGCGCAAGTAATTCTCGATCGCTCTCACTTTGTCATAAGGAGTCTTGGCATCCTTGGTAATTGTTGCAGCGAGCTCTCTTACTCGTGGAGGGACCGAGGCTGGCACTTGCAAATAGCGCTCTTTGATATCATCCGGATAGTTCGTCCCCGCATTCGTCACGGCCTTTTCACTGACAATCGGTACTTCTGTCTCGACCTTGTATTGATTCAGTTTGAGCAAAAGGGGATTGGGGCCGTACTCTGGCCGATCGTTTTTCTCACTCAGCTGAACCAAATTGATTTTTCCTGCCCGTACTTCCAGTTGCTGATTCATTTTGTCATAAACAACGGTTGCCTCTGGTGGAGCGTAGTTGCTCACCTTTTTCAGCTGACCTTGATAAAAGACAGTCGGGAATTGCTGCGGGCCTTTAAAATCTAATGTCGCTTGTACCTTCTTCGTTTCAAGCCCTTGGAACAACGTATTCTCCCATGTATAAGTTTGCGGGTCCAGGATTGACTCGTACTCTCTATCGCCTTTTTCCCAGCCAACTCCCGTATACACGTCCTTCGAGTCACCGCGCCAATAGCTGCGTTCGTTCGTCTTTGCAATAAACACTAATGTGTTATCTTGTAGGAAAGGACCGCCCAACCGTTCGTCGTTGTTGTCGTATCCTACTTTTTTCATCACACCAACAGGAGTATCGTTTCCTTTCCCTGTTAAAAAGGCGATCGGATCAGGCCATGACGGTCCTGACTTCGGTGCAGCATAACCGATGCCTATACAAGCCATAATGACCATCACCGAGGCCAGCAGTGAGTTGAGCATGATTCGGCTTCTCTTCCCTGCCAGTGTTGCCATGTTCGTCATCTTCATCAGATGGCTAATGGCCAGCATCAGGAAACCAATGATCAGCGTCCGTACAACCCCTGCACTGGCATCATACGGGAGAAACGTATCTAACACAGCCAAATATAGTTCCGTCAAAAAGACAAACCATAAGCCTTGCCGTTGTTCCAGCACGAGATACGTTAACATCGTCGCTAACAACACCAACACGAGATCAAACAAGGTATTCCGCGACAAGATCGACATGCTGGCCCAATCCTGTTGAAACGCTAACGGAAGATCGTGAATCATCTGCCCGTACAATTCGCCAATCCATTCCGAATCAAAAAACGGTTTGTCAAACAAAGTAGCATGCAAAAGCACCATTAGCCCCAGAGCCTTGATCGGTAAGGTGAGCCACCGATAAGGGATCAACAGGTCAATGATAATGACTCCAGCCACAATCGCATAAAACGGCCACAGAACGCCCGTATCGGTTAATGTCTGTAGAGGAATGAGCCACTCTCTTAACATCAAGAACAGAAAAAGGGCCAAGACCCATTCCCAAATCGTTGGACGCTTCCAAACGCTCATGAGTCTATGCACCTCCAATCCGTTTCCACTCTTGATCATCCATGTGAATAGACGTACATGTTACTTTGTTTGCGCCAAGCAGCTGCAACGCTTGTTTTTGTTCATGCGAAATCGTTGACTCGTTCTGCATGAGAAACAACTGCACCCGTCTGCCTTTTTGAGCAAGTGTGACCAAACGACTGATCAACGTTTTTTCTACATGCGGTGTAATAATAATCAAAGTAACACCTTGAGGCTGCTCCAATGCTTCTCTTCCCACAATTCTTGCAAATAACTCTTGTCCTTCTGGCGCGACACGAGCTAATTGATCAAAAACTCTGAGGAAATGGGCATGGGACAGACCTGGTGGTATCGATATGCGTTCTGCTTGCTTGTATACGAGCCCATAATGATATTGATTCCGATTGGCGTAAGCGATCAGACTCGCAGCCAGCTTCACTGCTGTTTCGAACAAGTGCACAGGCTTCCCTTGGTAGCTCGCCTTCTCCACATCAAGGAAAAAGACCGCCTGATTCATCGCCTGATGCTCAAACTCTTTCGTCTTCAGACCCGTCCCCCGTGCGGAAGCTCGCCAATGAATTTGGCTCAACCGATCGCCCCGATGATAGTCTCTTACGCCGCGTACTGCTGCTACGTCATCAGACCGTCGATGGGAAACATGCACAGTCCCACTGAAGCTCCCGTCCCCCAGAGCCCAATGGGTCAATTCTTTGTATTTTGGATAAACGAGAAACTCCTGAGAAATCGAATAAACCTTGCGGCGCTCAAAAAATCCAAAAAAATCCCCGCCGCTCACTACACATTCATCGAGACGATAATATCCCCGCGGTACATTGGGGATGACATAACGAAATTCGACTTCCCTCTTGAACCATGGGAAAATCAGTTGTCGATGCGGCTCATACACGCCAGCCAGCCTCGCCGGCAATGGCTCCATAATCATATTCCATCCCAGCGGAAACCAAATCCTCCGGCGCAGGCGTATCGTTACAATGACATCTTCCCCATCCTGTAGACGATTGCGGTCTAGTTCACGTTCGACTTCTAGTTTCGTGAACATGAGTACATAAGCGACAATTTCATACAGAAGAAATACCAAACTACTATAGAAAAGAAACCAGCTTGAGAAGCCACCTTGAAATTTTGCGAATAAATAAGTGATCAGGACTAATGCAATCGCCTTGAGCCTACCCCACCTTTGCTGTCTCATCTGCAATCACCGCCTTAGCTTACCGGGACACGGGTCTCAGACAAGATCATAGCCAACACCCGATCTACGGTTGCTCCTTCCAGTCTTGCTTCTGGTTTCACAATCATACGGTGTGCAAATACAAATGGAACGAGTTCCTTCACGTCATCTGGAATGACATAGTCACGTCCACGAACGAAGGCCAACGCCTGAACAGCCCGGAAAAGAGCAAGAGAACCGCGCGGGCTTACGCCTAGATAAATATGATGATGCTCACGCGTACGATGACATAGACGCACAATGTATTCTTTTATTCCTTCCGATACCTTGATCGTCGATACCTGCCGTTGAAGTTCCGCAAGCTCGGCTGTGGTCATAACCGGCTGAAGCTCTTCCAATGGATTCGCTGCCGAGAATCTGGACAGCATCCGCATTTCTTCCTCTACCGTTGGATACCCCAAGCTTAATTGCATGAAAAATCGGTCCAATTGCGCTTCAGGTAATGGGAAGGTTCCTTCATACTCTAATGGGTTTTGTGTAGCCATAACAAAAAACGGCTCTTCCAATCGATACGTAGCACCATCGATTGTTACCGAGCGCTCTTCCATTGCTTCCAAGAGTGCAGATTGTGTTTTTGGCGAAGTCCGGTTGATTTCGTCTGCAAGAATGACATTTGCAAAAATCGGCCCTTGACGGAACTCAAACTCCAGACTTTTTTGATTAAAGATAGCAACCCCTGTCACATCCGTTGGCAACAAATCTGGGGTAAATTGAATACGTTTAAACTCACCGCTGATTGATTTGGACAATGCACGTACCATCATGGTTTTCCCAACGCCTGGTACATCTTCGAGCAAAACGTGTCCATTCGCTAGAACAGCCGCTACCATCATCTCAATTACAGAGCGTTTACCAATCAATACTTTTTCTATATTATCGATTAAACTGGCTATTGCCGGATTTACTTGTTCCAATTTGATAGGGTTCATGTTGATACAACTCCTGTTCCATGATATTCTTCCGCAGGTTTGTAACAGATGTTCCTCCATGCTTTTCAGCGTAATTCTAAAGTAATGGATGCAAATAGGAGATACAAGAAAAAAATACTTAAAATTTGCAAAAATACACAAGTTATTATAAAAAAAAGAGTAGGATCTATTCCTACTCTTCGATTTCATATGAAATATGGCGTGCCCTGAGAGATTCGAACTCCCGACCTTTTGATTCGTAGTCAAACGCTCTATCCAGCTGAGCTAAGGGCACAAATAAATGGAGCGGACGAAGGGTCTCGAACCCTCGACCTTCGCCTTGGCAAGGCGACGCTCTACCAATTGAGCTACGTCCGCATGTTACATTTTATGTGGTTTATACTGAGCGCAAAGCTTTCTGTCATAGTATGGTGCGGGTGAAGGGACTTGAACCCCCACGGTTGCCCGCCAGAACCTAAATCTGGTGCGTCTGCCATTCCGCCACACCCGCATTTTACTTAGAACAGAAAAGGTATTACTATTACTATCACGCAGCTTTGCTTGTTCAGCAAAAAAAAACTGGTGAGCCATGAAGGACTCGAACCTT
This genomic stretch from Brevibacillus sp. DP1.3A harbors:
- a CDS encoding MoxR family ATPase, translating into MNPIKLEQVNPAIASLIDNIEKVLIGKRSVIEMMVAAVLANGHVLLEDVPGVGKTMMVRALSKSISGEFKRIQFTPDLLPTDVTGVAIFNQKSLEFEFRQGPIFANVILADEINRTSPKTQSALLEAMEERSVTIDGATYRLEEPFFVMATQNPLEYEGTFPLPEAQLDRFFMQLSLGYPTVEEEMRMLSRFSAANPLEELQPVMTTAELAELQRQVSTIKVSEGIKEYIVRLCHRTREHHHIYLGVSPRGSLALFRAVQALAFVRGRDYVIPDDVKELVPFVFAHRMIVKPEARLEGATVDRVLAMILSETRVPVS
- a CDS encoding transglutaminaseTgpA domain-containing protein is translated as MSVWKRPTIWEWVLALFLFLMLREWLIPLQTLTDTGVLWPFYAIVAGVIIIDLLIPYRWLTLPIKALGLMVLLHATLFDKPFFDSEWIGELYGQMIHDLPLAFQQDWASMSILSRNTLFDLVLVLLATMLTYLVLEQRQGLWFVFLTELYLAVLDTFLPYDASAGVVRTLIIGFLMLAISHLMKMTNMATLAGKRSRIMLNSLLASVMVIMACIGIGYAAPKSGPSWPDPIAFLTGKGNDTPVGVMKKVGYDNNDERLGGPFLQDNTLVFIAKTNERSYWRGDSKDVYTGVGWEKGDREYESILDPQTYTWENTLFQGLETKKVQATLDFKGPQQFPTVFYQGQLKKVSNYAPPEATVVYDKMNQQLEVRAGKINLVQLSEKNDRPEYGPNPLLLKLNQYKVETEVPIVSEKAVTNAGTNYPDDIKERYLQVPASVPPRVRELAATITKDAKTPYDKVRAIENYLRASGKYKYETKDVPVAAEGQDFVDHFLFDSLRGYCDHFSTSMAVMLRTLDIPTRWVKGFAPGERVGTDAFNYETVEVRNKDAHSWVEVYFPGVGWVPFEATSTFMSPVRFNYDLVTSQPQIPIPLPNMENQTNIDRGDGRFNELEEGDSPAGSWIKIPWQVNVGLAVAAIVAGIIAWRRRQDIQLWWMRRQLNQERSSEFPDRYHLLMRMMERVYTRRQPGETLREYVGRMTLPADKRQDLRYLTELYERTVYGYKQMEQKARTIAEQILERLIRQLKP
- a CDS encoding DUF58 domain-containing protein encodes the protein MRQQRWGRLKAIALVLITYLFAKFQGGFSSWFLFYSSLVFLLYEIVAYVLMFTKLEVERELDRNRLQDGEDVIVTIRLRRRIWFPLGWNMIMEPLPARLAGVYEPHRQLIFPWFKREVEFRYVIPNVPRGYYRLDECVVSGGDFFGFFERRKVYSISQEFLVYPKYKELTHWALGDGSFSGTVHVSHRRSDDVAAVRGVRDYHRGDRLSQIHWRASARGTGLKTKEFEHQAMNQAVFFLDVEKASYQGKPVHLFETAVKLAASLIAYANRNQYHYGLVYKQAERISIPPGLSHAHFLRVFDQLARVAPEGQELFARIVGREALEQPQGVTLIIITPHVEKTLISRLVTLAQKGRRVQLFLMQNESTISHEQKQALQLLGANKVTCTSIHMDDQEWKRIGGA